In a genomic window of Apteryx mantelli isolate bAptMan1 chromosome 2, bAptMan1.hap1, whole genome shotgun sequence:
- the MRPL15 gene encoding large ribosomal subunit protein uL15m translates to MGGNGAAKALELLRSLPRVSLANLRPSEGSKKPERRRGRGRHGGRKCGRGHKGQRQRGNRPRLGFEGGQTPFYLVIPKYGFNEGHSLRRQYQPLSLQRLQYLIDLGRVDPTQPIDLTQLTNARGVTVQPLKRDYGVQLVEEGADIFSAKINIEVQRASELAIAAIEKNGGVVTTSFYDPRSLEILCKPVVFFLRGQPIPKRMLPPEDLVRYYTDARNRGYLADPAKVAEARLELAKKYGYVLPDITKDELFQMLSTRKDPRQIFFGLAPGWIVNMSDKKILKPTDERLLKYYSS, encoded by the exons ATGGGAGGAAATGGCGCGGCCAAGGCCCTGGAGCTGCTGCGGTCGCTGCCCAGGGTCAGCCTGGCCAACCTGAGGCCTAGCGAGGGCTCCAAGAAGCCG GAGAGGAGGCGCGGTCGTGGAAGACACGGCGGTAGAAAGTGTGGTCGAGGTCACAAAGGACAAAGACAAAGAGGAAATCGCCCTCGATTAGGCTTTGAGGGTGGTCAAACTCCCTTTTATTTGGTCATACCAAAATATGGGTTTAATGAGGGACACAG CCTCAGGCGTCAGTATCAACCACTCAGCCTTCAGAGGCTGCAGTACCTGATTGATTTGGGTAGAGTTGACCCCACGCAACCGATTGACTTAACACAACTCACTAACGCCAGGGGTGTAACAGTGCAACCTCTCAAAAGGGATTATGGTGTCCAGCTGGTGGAAGAG GGTGCTGatattttttcagcaaaaataaaCATTGAAGTACAAAGGGCATCTGAATTGGCAATTGCAGCCATTGAAAAAAATGGAGGTGTTGTTACAACATCCTTCTATGATCCAAGGAGTTTGG AAATTTTATGTAAGCCAGTAGTATTTTTCCTGCGTGGCCAGCCTATTCCAAAGCGAATGCTTCCACCTGAAGATCTAGTCCGTTACTACACAGATGCCAGGAATCGTGGGTATCTGGCAGATCCAGCTAAGGTTGCAGAAGCCAGGCTTGAACTTGCCAAGAAATATGGTTACGTTTTGCCAGACATAACTAAGGATGAACTCTTCCAAATGTTAAGCACACGCAAGGATCctagacagattttttttggtCTTGCTCCAGGATGGATTGTAAACATGAGTGACAAGAAAATTCTGAAGCCAACTGATGAGAGGCTGCTAAAATACTATAGCTCATGA